A stretch of Desulfobulbaceae bacterium DB1 DNA encodes these proteins:
- a CDS encoding camphor resistance protein CrcB, translating to MTKILLVMIGGSLGALSRYAMGLLAVKLFGTGFPWGTLIVNLSGCFLVGLAFSLAERGVDFMNPQARLFFMTGYLGALTTFSTFALETVNGMRAATHLVALVNFFSNNIIGGALVLLGLWLGRLK from the coding sequence ATGACGAAAATACTGCTGGTCATGATCGGCGGCAGCCTTGGGGCCCTGTCAAGGTATGCAATGGGACTTCTTGCCGTGAAGCTCTTCGGTACCGGCTTCCCCTGGGGGACGCTGATCGTTAATCTTTCAGGGTGTTTCCTGGTCGGTTTGGCCTTTTCCTTGGCGGAACGAGGCGTTGATTTCATGAATCCGCAAGCACGCCTTTTTTTTATGACCGGCTATCTGGGGGCACTGACCACTTTTTCGACTTTTGCCCTGGAGACCGTCAATGGTATGCGTGCCGCAACCCACCTTGTTGCGCTGGTCAATTTTTTTTCCAATAACATTATCGGCGGGGCCTTGGTTTTGCTTGGCCTTTGGCTGGGTCGATTGAAATAA
- a CDS encoding histidine kinase, with protein sequence MLQYRIIEIFTSEEARWQGSPLADAVVRYIHDLKAGMRCLVTRGVQGCYENGEIATDRLVILSYNMPVRITIVAPAVEVERVLPEIEKMVTDGIVAMQDLAVVAHKTRSSIFPRHIRVRDIMTVSPNKVTIDTPLNDVVRLLLSSVFTGVPVVDGKSRPVGVITQSDLIYKAGMPMRLGLLAVSRADTLAAVLAALADKKAAEAMSQPALCMREDRLAIEAVERMLEKQLKRLPVVDADGRLVGMLSRIDIFRTIMKEAPDWKSFRAQHIEVGNLRLVSDVMRRDTQTARPDTSIEEVIRMIDANDIQRVAVVDGDGRFLGLIFDRDLLVAFSSAHYEGIWNYFVSKIPFTERGRKCREFRELLRAGTAAEVMQTNIVTIGENAVLDEAVRLMTDKGFKRLPVLDAQGRFRGMISRDSLLRTGFGKG encoded by the coding sequence ATGCTGCAATACAGGATAATCGAGATATTTACCAGCGAGGAAGCTCGTTGGCAGGGCAGCCCTCTTGCCGATGCCGTCGTGCGCTACATCCATGATCTCAAGGCCGGGATGCGTTGTCTGGTGACGCGCGGAGTGCAGGGGTGCTACGAAAACGGAGAAATCGCCACGGACAGGCTTGTCATTCTTTCCTACAACATGCCGGTGCGCATCACCATCGTCGCACCGGCCGTCGAGGTGGAACGCGTTCTGCCGGAAATCGAAAAAATGGTCACGGACGGCATCGTGGCAATGCAAGACCTCGCGGTTGTCGCTCACAAGACACGAAGCTCGATCTTCCCCAGGCACATCAGGGTGCGGGACATCATGACCGTTTCGCCCAATAAAGTCACAATCGACACCCCGCTCAACGATGTGGTCCGCCTGCTGCTTTCCTCGGTTTTTACCGGCGTGCCGGTGGTTGACGGAAAGAGTCGGCCCGTGGGCGTCATTACCCAAAGTGATTTGATATATAAGGCAGGCATGCCCATGCGACTCGGTCTGCTCGCTGTGTCGCGCGCTGATACCCTGGCTGCCGTCCTGGCGGCGCTTGCCGATAAAAAAGCGGCAGAAGCCATGAGCCAACCGGCGCTTTGCATGCGGGAAGATCGCCTGGCAATCGAGGCCGTGGAGCGTATGCTTGAAAAGCAGCTGAAACGTCTGCCGGTGGTCGATGCGGACGGCAGGTTGGTCGGCATGCTTTCGCGCATCGATATATTCCGCACCATCATGAAGGAGGCGCCGGACTGGAAGAGTTTCCGGGCGCAGCACATCGAAGTGGGCAACCTGCGTCTGGTCTCCGACGTCATGCGCCGGGATACGCAGACGGCTCGGCCGGATACCTCGATCGAGGAGGTCATCCGGATGATCGACGCCAACGACATCCAGCGGGTGGCGGTGGTGGACGGTGACGGCCGGTTCCTGGGGCTGATCTTTGACCGGGATCTGCTGGTCGCCTTCTCATCCGCCCATTATGAAGGCATCTGGAATTATTTCGTCAGTAAAATACCCTTCACGGAACGCGGCAGGAAATGCCGCGAGTTCCGTGAACTGTTGCGGGCCGGGACCGCCGCCGAGGTCATGCAGACGAATATTGTCACCATCGGGGAAAATGCCGTTCTGGACGAGGCCGTCAGGCTCATGACGGACAAGGGCTTCAAACGTTTGCCGGTGCTCGATGCCCAAGGCCGATTCCGGGGCATGATCAGCCGTGATTCGTTGCTGCGCACCGGGTTCGGCAAGGGGTGA
- a CDS encoding uracil-DNA glycosylase: MSGQANGGERPNCFACRHFFITYQASHPYGCKAMGFKSKKNPALVVYESSGLECRLFEKK; the protein is encoded by the coding sequence ATGAGCGGCCAGGCAAACGGCGGCGAACGGCCCAACTGCTTTGCCTGCCGCCATTTCTTCATCACCTACCAGGCTTCCCACCCTTACGGCTGCAAGGCCATGGGCTTTAAATCAAAAAAAAATCCGGCCCTGGTGGTCTACGAAAGCTCCGGCCTCGAATGCCGGCTGTTTGAGAAAAAGTGA